A single region of the Salicibibacter cibi genome encodes:
- the mtrB gene encoding trp RNA-binding attenuation protein MtrB yields the protein MRENDFFVVKAEEDGVNVIGLTRGNTTRFHHSEKLDAGEVMIAQFTEHTSAVKVRGKATIQTSHGEMKTEGS from the coding sequence TTGCGCGAAAACGATTTTTTTGTTGTCAAGGCAGAGGAAGACGGCGTTAACGTGATAGGACTTACACGGGGGAATACTACCCGTTTTCACCATTCCGAAAAGCTTGATGCGGGGGAAGTAATGATTGCTCAATTTACGGAGCATACTTCTGCCGTAAAAGTCCGGGGGAAAGCCACGATTCAAACCAGCCATGGGGAAATGAAAACAGAAGGTTCTTGA
- the aroB gene encoding 3-dehydroquinate synthase, whose amino-acid sequence MQTIDVASSSHTYTITVGKQLRLSPYKYLPDNFPRKKNRLLILADETVASYYLEDVRTAYAEKLPVHTYVLPVGEEMKSFSGYEELLSACLQTGLDRESAIIALGGGVIGDLAGFVAATYMRGISLVQMPTTLLAHDSSIGGKTGINHPEGKNLIGAFHQPEAVIYDIEMLDTLPKKEWLCGFGEMIKHGYIADPQLLEQLKQLNQCAALTISDKLLASSIAVKKEIVHEDEREQGIRAYLNFGHTLAHALEQTAGYGMLTHGEAVVNGMVFALYVGRRLGYDGPDAAEELRWLRAFGYSFTPLKQMDSARILQAMKHDKKNRGGSVRYVVLADAQQPIIVTLDDEQLLTYMDAFKKEMEVT is encoded by the coding sequence ATGCAAACGATTGATGTGGCTTCTTCTTCGCACACGTATACGATTACGGTTGGAAAGCAATTGAGATTGTCCCCGTACAAGTATTTGCCGGACAATTTCCCCCGAAAAAAAAATCGGCTTCTCATTCTTGCCGATGAAACGGTTGCTTCCTATTATTTGGAAGATGTGCGCACGGCATACGCAGAAAAGCTGCCTGTGCATACGTACGTGCTTCCCGTGGGTGAAGAGATGAAATCATTTTCCGGATATGAGGAATTATTAAGCGCCTGTTTGCAAACGGGATTGGATCGCGAGAGTGCGATCATTGCCCTCGGTGGCGGTGTGATTGGTGATTTGGCAGGATTTGTGGCTGCCACTTATATGCGCGGCATTTCTCTTGTGCAAATGCCGACGACGTTGCTTGCCCACGACAGCAGCATCGGCGGGAAGACCGGAATCAATCATCCGGAGGGCAAAAATTTGATCGGCGCTTTTCACCAGCCCGAGGCCGTGATCTATGACATAGAGATGCTTGATACCTTGCCGAAAAAGGAATGGCTATGCGGGTTTGGTGAAATGATTAAGCATGGGTACATCGCAGATCCACAGTTGCTTGAACAACTTAAACAATTGAATCAATGCGCTGCCCTTACAATCAGTGATAAACTGCTGGCCTCCTCGATAGCCGTAAAAAAAGAGATCGTTCACGAAGACGAACGGGAGCAAGGCATCCGCGCGTATTTGAATTTTGGGCACACCCTTGCCCACGCTTTGGAACAAACAGCAGGTTATGGGATGCTGACCCATGGAGAAGCGGTTGTGAACGGCATGGTTTTTGCCTTGTATGTCGGCCGCCGACTCGGATATGACGGCCCTGATGCTGCTGAGGAACTGCGGTGGTTGCGCGCATTCGGATATTCATTTACGCCTTTGAAGCAAATGGATTCCGCTCGAATCTTGCAAGCAATGAAGCATGACAAAAAAAATCGCGGAGGCAGCGTTCGCTATGTGGTGCTCGCTGATGCCCAACAACCGATCATCGTTACGCTTGACGATGAACAACTTTTAACATACATGGATGCTTTCAAGAAGGAGATGGAGGTTACATGA
- a CDS encoding UbiA-like polyprenyltransferase, with protein MIKFEHTIFALPFAYMGMILGSFEINGSWPTLSQWIWVTVAMFGARSAAMSLNRLIDATIDKRNPRTAERAIPAGLITYLEIIAFIIVSFALFFTAAFQLNMLAVYLLPIAVFFLTFYSYTKRFTWLCHFILGMTIAIAPLGGWVGATGGLHPESFLLFLAVMFWTAGFDIIYATQDVEHDKSVGLYSVPARFGIKRALQTARGSHIVSIVALFSLFFLSELGIVYLIGACISAAIMIYEHSLVSESDLSNVNVAFFTMNGIVSMVMLAFTIGDFIL; from the coding sequence ATGATAAAATTTGAACATACCATTTTCGCGCTTCCTTTCGCATATATGGGGATGATTCTCGGGAGCTTTGAAATTAACGGGAGTTGGCCAACCCTCTCGCAATGGATTTGGGTAACCGTCGCCATGTTTGGAGCCAGAAGTGCAGCCATGAGTTTAAATCGGCTGATTGATGCAACCATTGACAAACGCAATCCGCGTACGGCTGAGCGGGCAATACCTGCCGGTCTTATTACTTACCTCGAAATCATTGCTTTTATCATTGTTTCTTTTGCTTTGTTTTTTACGGCCGCTTTTCAATTGAACATGCTCGCTGTGTACTTGCTGCCGATCGCGGTTTTCTTTTTGACGTTTTATTCTTATACGAAGCGGTTTACGTGGCTATGCCATTTTATTCTCGGCATGACGATTGCCATTGCCCCTTTAGGGGGGTGGGTCGGAGCAACAGGCGGATTGCACCCCGAAAGCTTTTTGCTTTTCTTGGCCGTTATGTTTTGGACGGCCGGTTTTGATATTATTTATGCAACCCAAGATGTTGAGCATGATAAATCGGTAGGCCTTTACTCCGTACCGGCCCGCTTTGGCATTAAGCGTGCCTTGCAAACAGCCAGAGGGAGCCATATTGTGAGCATTGTTGCGCTTTTTTCCCTCTTTTTCTTATCGGAGCTTGGTATTGTATATTTAATCGGGGCTTGTATATCGGCAGCGATTATGATTTACGAGCATTCACTCGTATCCGAGAGTGATCTTTCAAATGTAAATGTGGCTTTCTTTACAATGAACGGCATCGTCAGTATGGTGATGTTGGCATTTACGATTGGAGATTTTATTCTATGA
- a CDS encoding polyprenyl synthetase family protein produces the protein MKLKDLYMYLRGDIHRIETEMGDAVLEASPVLEEATLQLLEAGGKRIRPVFMLLCAKFGNYDIQKLKDAGVALEFIHMASLVHDDVIDDSDLRRGKETVKAKWDNRVAMYAGDYLFGKAISRVSLFKEQGIHEAMSQSMHEMVLGEIEQIRFKYEWNQNVRTYFRRIKRKTAVLIASSCKIGAQAAGVSRREQRTLAHFGHQVGMAYQITDDILDFTSSEEKLGKPAGGDLLQGNITLPVLFAMEKRPSFKNELIRSFAGGLPSREKMGELLEQIIESGGIEHSRQINERYLQKAYESLEALPDIPARRSLYDIANFISSREH, from the coding sequence ATGAAATTAAAGGACCTTTACATGTATCTACGAGGGGATATTCATCGTATCGAAACGGAGATGGGCGATGCAGTTTTAGAAGCTTCTCCCGTTCTTGAAGAAGCGACGTTGCAATTGCTCGAAGCAGGAGGAAAACGAATTCGGCCTGTATTTATGCTGCTGTGTGCCAAATTCGGAAATTATGACATTCAAAAACTTAAAGATGCCGGTGTCGCTTTGGAGTTCATTCATATGGCGTCGCTCGTACACGATGATGTCATTGATGATTCCGATCTTCGCCGCGGCAAAGAAACGGTGAAGGCAAAATGGGATAACCGTGTGGCTATGTATGCCGGTGACTATTTGTTCGGGAAAGCCATCAGCCGCGTTTCTCTATTCAAAGAGCAAGGCATTCACGAAGCTATGTCCCAGTCGATGCATGAAATGGTGCTCGGCGAAATCGAACAAATTCGTTTTAAATATGAATGGAACCAGAATGTGAGAACGTATTTCCGTAGAATTAAGCGCAAAACAGCTGTATTGATCGCGAGCAGTTGCAAAATAGGAGCCCAAGCTGCCGGCGTTTCCCGCCGGGAGCAACGAACACTTGCCCACTTTGGGCATCAAGTGGGGATGGCTTATCAGATCACCGACGATATTTTGGATTTTACGAGCTCGGAGGAAAAACTCGGGAAACCGGCCGGCGGCGACTTGTTACAAGGGAATATTACGCTTCCGGTTCTTTTTGCCATGGAGAAGCGCCCTTCTTTTAAAAATGAACTGATCCGGTCATTTGCGGGTGGGCTACCTTCGAGGGAGAAAATGGGCGAATTGCTTGAACAAATCATTGAAAGCGGCGGGATTGAACATTCCAGGCAAATAAACGAGCGCTATTTGCAAAAAGCGTATGAATCCCTGGAAGCATTGCCGGATATCCCCGCTCGCCGATCCCTTTATGATATCGCTAACTTTATTAGTTCCCGCGAACATTAA
- the ndk gene encoding nucleoside-diphosphate kinase — protein sequence MEKTFIMVKPDGVKRQLIGEIVSRFEKRGYLLTDAKIMTISRETAENHYGEHSDKPFFGELVDFITSGPVFAMIWEGENVVENARTMMGATNPKDAAPGSIRGDYAVNVGQNIIHGSDSTESAEREIGLFF from the coding sequence ATGGAAAAAACATTTATAATGGTGAAACCGGATGGCGTGAAGCGACAATTAATTGGGGAGATCGTCAGCCGTTTTGAAAAACGGGGCTATCTGTTAACGGATGCAAAAATAATGACGATCAGCCGCGAAACAGCAGAAAACCATTACGGTGAACATAGCGATAAACCCTTTTTCGGAGAGTTGGTAGACTTTATTACCTCCGGACCTGTTTTTGCAATGATTTGGGAAGGCGAAAACGTAGTGGAGAATGCTCGGACGATGATGGGAGCTACAAATCCGAAAGATGCGGCACCGGGATCCATCCGGGGAGATTACGCAGTGAACGTTGGCCAAAATATTATCCATGGGTCAGATTCAACGGAAAGTGCTGAAAGAGAGATTGGTTTATTTTTCTGA
- a CDS encoding demethylmenaquinone methyltransferase, with product MNKSKENHVHDVFESISNRYDRMNGVISLKMHTRWRNDMMKRIHFPPVSNVLDVCAGTADWTIASGGHLQGGEAIGIDFSERMLEVGREKVRKAGLENVRLIHGNASRLPFSADLFDVVTIGFGLRNVPDPHLALREMLRVLKPGGQVLCLETSQPENVFFRPLYGFYFQRIMPKLGKWFTGTDKYEWLNESTMNFPNKQTLADWFAGAGFENVGYCSYACGAAAGHWGYKPGRKGSADPHVPHLEKRGKLV from the coding sequence ATGAATAAAAGCAAAGAAAACCACGTGCATGACGTTTTCGAGTCGATCTCAAACCGATATGACCGCATGAATGGCGTGATCAGTTTAAAGATGCACACCCGATGGAGAAATGACATGATGAAGCGCATCCATTTTCCCCCTGTTTCAAATGTATTGGATGTGTGCGCGGGGACTGCAGATTGGACGATTGCGAGTGGCGGCCATCTTCAAGGCGGAGAAGCGATCGGCATTGACTTCAGTGAACGAATGTTGGAGGTGGGAAGGGAAAAAGTCCGGAAAGCCGGATTGGAAAACGTTCGTTTAATCCATGGGAACGCCAGCCGACTGCCTTTCAGTGCCGATTTGTTTGATGTCGTAACCATAGGATTTGGATTACGGAACGTCCCGGACCCGCACTTGGCGTTAAGAGAGATGCTGCGTGTGCTCAAACCGGGTGGACAAGTCCTTTGCCTGGAAACATCCCAACCGGAAAACGTGTTTTTTCGTCCTCTATACGGCTTTTATTTTCAACGTATCATGCCAAAACTCGGGAAATGGTTTACCGGTACGGATAAATATGAATGGTTGAATGAATCTACGATGAATTTCCCAAACAAACAAACGCTTGCCGATTGGTTTGCCGGTGCCGGTTTTGAAAATGTCGGTTATTGTAGCTATGCTTGCGGGGCAGCTGCCGGGCACTGGGGGTATAAACCAGGGAGAAAAGGGTCTGCAGATCCCCACGTCCCACATCTAGAAAAGAGAGGGAAACTTGTGTGA
- a CDS encoding UbiX family flavin prenyltransferase, translated as MKQRQPIYTVGMTGASGSIYGVRLVQTLLKQGVKVHFLMSGAAWQVFEQELELDVTDKEACLHHLFPEGDLHVHGLQNFSAPVASGSYRNDGMVIVPCSMGTLSKIANGNSGSLLERSADVALKEGRKLVIVPRETPLHAIHLGNMKAVAEAGGVIIPAMPGFYHRPKTLDDLVDFVVGKILDRLDVEHQLFTRWGDD; from the coding sequence ATGAAGCAACGACAGCCGATTTATACGGTAGGGATGACTGGTGCAAGTGGATCGATTTATGGGGTTCGTCTCGTCCAAACGTTGTTAAAACAAGGAGTGAAGGTTCACTTTCTTATGTCCGGCGCCGCCTGGCAAGTATTTGAGCAGGAACTTGAGTTGGATGTAACGGACAAAGAAGCTTGTTTGCATCATCTGTTTCCGGAAGGCGATCTGCATGTTCATGGATTGCAAAACTTTTCTGCGCCGGTCGCCAGCGGCTCCTATCGGAATGATGGAATGGTTATCGTCCCATGTTCGATGGGGACGTTATCAAAAATTGCCAACGGCAATTCCGGGAGTCTTCTTGAACGAAGTGCCGACGTTGCCCTGAAGGAAGGGCGTAAACTAGTGATCGTTCCCCGCGAAACACCTTTGCATGCTATCCATCTCGGAAATATGAAGGCCGTTGCAGAAGCGGGTGGGGTTATTATTCCGGCAATGCCCGGTTTTTATCACAGACCGAAGACGCTTGATGATCTCGTCGATTTTGTTGTCGGAAAAATACTGGATCGATTGGATGTCGAACATCAGCTCTTTACACGTTGGGGAGATGATTGA
- a CDS encoding menaquinone biosynthesis protein — protein MVRVGEILYTNVHPFFFYMDREKLSAHSRFIPSIPARLNDAMSRGEIDVGAISSFAYGKDAENLVLMPDLAVTSHGSVGSIFLFSKVPIEELDGKKIALTHSSATSTHLLKIILQRFYGHEKLSYTTMMPVYQDMIAEHDACLLIGDDAIQASWLEQGQMYVYDLGEKWYHFTKMPMTFAVFAMRKQALEQEPEALKALYYDWKQSEEQARADDYEQLAHSVVKDHGGNVRFWQGYFRKLQYRFGPREQRGLLHFYRLGFEEGYLPYDVDHLNVWDIDIGIHSIN, from the coding sequence ATGGTACGTGTCGGTGAAATCCTTTATACAAACGTACACCCTTTCTTTTTTTACATGGATCGGGAAAAATTAAGCGCTCATAGCCGGTTCATCCCAAGCATACCGGCGAGGTTAAATGATGCGATGAGCCGGGGGGAAATCGACGTTGGCGCGATCTCGTCTTTCGCTTACGGGAAAGACGCCGAGAATTTGGTCCTTATGCCTGATCTGGCCGTTACGTCCCATGGGTCCGTCGGATCGATCTTTCTTTTCTCGAAGGTTCCCATTGAAGAATTGGATGGAAAAAAAATCGCGCTTACCCATAGTTCAGCAACTTCCACGCATCTTTTGAAAATCATTTTGCAACGTTTCTATGGGCACGAAAAACTCAGCTATACAACGATGATGCCCGTATACCAGGATATGATAGCTGAACATGATGCTTGTTTGTTGATCGGGGATGATGCCATCCAAGCGAGTTGGCTCGAACAAGGGCAGATGTATGTTTATGACTTGGGGGAAAAATGGTATCATTTCACAAAGATGCCGATGACGTTTGCCGTGTTCGCGATGCGAAAACAAGCGCTTGAGCAGGAACCGGAAGCTTTAAAAGCGCTATATTATGATTGGAAGCAAAGTGAGGAACAGGCCCGTGCGGACGACTATGAACAATTGGCTCATTCGGTCGTGAAAGATCATGGCGGAAACGTTCGTTTTTGGCAAGGATATTTCCGGAAATTGCAGTACCGATTCGGACCCAGGGAACAACGGGGCCTTCTTCATTTTTACCGACTGGGCTTTGAAGAAGGGTATTTGCCTTACGATGTCGATCATTTGAACGTGTGGGACATCGACATAGGCATTCATTCCATTAATTGA
- the spoIVA gene encoding stage IV sporulation protein A — MEKVDIFKDIAERTGGDIYLGVVGAVRTGKSTFIKKFMELAVLPHMDDETDRIRTQDELPQSAAGKTIMTTEPKFVPNTAVELHVDEGLDVNVRFVDCVGYAVSGAKGYEDEHGPRMINTPWYEEPIPFQEAAEIGTRKVIQEHSTLGVVVTSDGTIGELPREEYVEAEERVIEELKEVGKPFIVIVNSTQPHHPDTRELQHHLEETHDVPVLPLSVESMSEHDIYRVLREVLFEFPVHEVNVNLPSWVMVLNEDHWLRREYEESVKDTVRDIKRLRDVDRVVGHFGEDYEFIDSASLAGMEMGMGVADIDLFAPDDLYDRILKEVVGVEIRGKDHLLQLMQDFAHAKSEYDLVSDSLKMVRQTGYGIAAPALADMSLDEPEIIRQGSRFGVRLRAVAPSIHMIKVDVESEFAPIIGTEKQSEELVRYLMQDFEENPLSIWNSDIFGRSLNSIVREGIQAKISLMPENARYKLKETLERIINEGSGGLIAIIL; from the coding sequence GTGGAAAAAGTGGATATCTTTAAGGATATCGCGGAACGCACAGGAGGGGATATTTACTTAGGCGTAGTCGGTGCTGTGCGGACGGGAAAATCTACATTTATCAAGAAATTTATGGAACTTGCCGTCCTTCCGCACATGGATGATGAAACGGATCGAATTCGAACGCAGGATGAATTGCCGCAAAGCGCTGCGGGGAAAACGATTATGACAACAGAACCGAAATTTGTCCCGAATACAGCTGTAGAACTGCATGTAGATGAAGGTCTAGACGTCAATGTAAGGTTTGTTGATTGTGTCGGATATGCAGTGTCCGGGGCAAAGGGGTACGAAGATGAGCATGGCCCTCGTATGATCAATACCCCGTGGTACGAAGAGCCGATCCCGTTTCAAGAAGCAGCTGAAATCGGCACACGCAAGGTCATCCAGGAGCATTCAACCCTAGGTGTCGTCGTAACGTCGGATGGAACAATCGGCGAATTGCCACGGGAAGAATACGTGGAAGCGGAAGAACGTGTTATCGAAGAATTAAAAGAAGTGGGTAAACCGTTTATCGTGATCGTGAATTCAACGCAGCCCCATCATCCGGATACAAGGGAGCTCCAACATCATCTCGAAGAGACCCATGATGTTCCCGTGCTTCCTTTAAGTGTGGAGTCCATGTCCGAACACGACATTTACCGTGTGCTCAGAGAAGTGCTTTTTGAATTTCCGGTGCACGAGGTGAACGTAAACCTACCCAGCTGGGTTATGGTTCTCAATGAAGATCACTGGTTGCGCAGGGAGTATGAAGAATCGGTAAAAGATACGGTGAGAGATATTAAAAGGCTTCGCGATGTCGATCGTGTCGTTGGCCATTTTGGTGAGGATTACGAATTTATTGATTCAGCTTCCCTCGCAGGGATGGAAATGGGGATGGGCGTTGCAGATATCGATTTGTTTGCACCGGACGATCTTTATGACCGGATTCTAAAAGAAGTTGTCGGTGTAGAAATACGGGGAAAAGATCATCTCTTGCAATTGATGCAAGATTTCGCCCATGCAAAAAGCGAATACGATCTTGTCTCCGATTCGTTGAAAATGGTAAGACAAACCGGCTATGGCATTGCGGCTCCGGCCCTTGCCGATATGAGTTTGGATGAGCCGGAAATCATTAGGCAAGGGTCACGCTTTGGGGTCCGCTTGCGTGCTGTTGCCCCGTCGATTCACATGATTAAAGTGGATGTCGAGTCAGAGTTTGCTCCGATCATCGGTACGGAAAAACAAAGCGAAGAACTTGTCCGTTACCTCATGCAAGATTTTGAAGAAAATCCACTCTCGATTTGGAATTCCGATATCTTTGGCAGATCGTTGAATTCCATTGTACGAGAAGGGATCCAGGCAAAAATATCGCTCATGCCCGAGAACGCACGCTATAAGCTGAAAGAAACCCTGGAGCGAATTATTAATGAAGGCTCGGGTGGTTTGATCGCGATAATTCTTTAA
- the aroC gene encoding chorismate synthase, whose protein sequence is MRYLTAGESHGPGLTTIIEGVPAHLPLAQSDINDELKRRQGGYGRGRRMKIEKDLVEITSGVRHGKTTGAPIALSVTNDDFVHWSKVMGVDALHPEDEKMVRNKTISHPRPGHADLNGAIKYNHRDMRNVLERSSARETTMRVAAGSVAKKLLKALGITVGVHVLNIGGVKADANYSDVHDLIRRAENSDVRCVDEAASEKMKEAIDEAKKNGDSIGGVVQVVAEGVPIGVGSHVHYDRKLDGKLAGAVMSINAFKGVEVGIGFEAANLPGSQVHDEIAWDEGKGYHRKSNRLGGFEGGMTNGMPIKINGVMKPIPTLYKPLQSVDIASKEPFSASIERSDSCAVPAAAVVCENVIAFELADAIVDMFGHDRFDRIQEAVDRHRGEASEF, encoded by the coding sequence ATGCGCTATTTAACGGCCGGTGAATCTCATGGTCCGGGACTGACAACGATTATAGAAGGGGTGCCGGCACATCTTCCGCTTGCCCAAAGCGACATCAACGATGAACTAAAGAGACGCCAGGGCGGATATGGCCGCGGCCGGCGCATGAAAATCGAAAAAGACCTCGTGGAAATTACGAGCGGCGTACGCCACGGGAAAACGACGGGCGCGCCCATAGCACTTTCGGTGACAAACGATGACTTTGTGCACTGGTCAAAGGTGATGGGTGTAGATGCCTTGCATCCCGAAGATGAAAAAATGGTCAGAAATAAAACAATCTCGCACCCCCGCCCGGGGCACGCGGACTTGAATGGGGCAATCAAGTACAACCACCGTGACATGCGCAATGTGCTTGAACGTTCTTCGGCACGTGAAACGACGATGCGCGTGGCAGCCGGAAGCGTGGCGAAAAAGCTGTTAAAAGCTCTGGGCATTACCGTCGGCGTCCATGTGCTCAACATTGGCGGGGTCAAAGCGGACGCAAATTACAGTGATGTCCACGATTTAATCCGGCGAGCTGAAAACTCCGATGTCCGCTGTGTCGATGAAGCGGCAAGCGAAAAAATGAAAGAAGCGATTGATGAAGCCAAAAAAAATGGCGATTCCATCGGTGGCGTCGTCCAAGTTGTGGCGGAAGGAGTTCCTATCGGTGTCGGGAGCCATGTTCATTATGACCGCAAGCTGGACGGAAAACTTGCAGGTGCGGTAATGAGCATCAATGCCTTTAAAGGCGTCGAGGTCGGTATCGGTTTCGAAGCAGCAAATCTTCCCGGCAGTCAAGTCCACGATGAAATTGCTTGGGACGAAGGGAAAGGCTATCACCGCAAAAGCAATCGTCTCGGCGGTTTTGAAGGCGGGATGACAAATGGCATGCCGATTAAGATCAACGGGGTGATGAAGCCGATCCCTACGCTTTATAAACCGTTGCAAAGTGTGGATATTGCTTCAAAGGAACCTTTTTCCGCGTCTATTGAGCGTTCGGACAGCTGTGCTGTTCCTGCGGCAGCAGTCGTTTGTGAAAATGTCATTGCGTTTGAACTTGCGGATGCCATCGTGGATATGTTCGGCCATGATCGTTTTGATCGCATCCAAGAAGCGGTTGATCGCCATCGCGGTGAAGCGAGTGAGTTTTAA
- the folE gene encoding GTP cyclohydrolase I FolE produces the protein MDHEKIQAAVRQLLEAVGDDPDREGVLETPARVARMYEEIFSGLHEDPETHLRTIFGEEHEELVLVKDITFYSMCEHHLLPFFGQAHIGYIPKNGMVTGLSKLARAVETVARRPQLQERITSDVANALVETLDPHGVIVVVEAEHMCMTMRGIKKPGSTTVTSAVRGVFEKDASSRSEVLALLK, from the coding sequence ATGGACCATGAAAAAATACAAGCAGCGGTTCGGCAATTGCTTGAAGCAGTTGGTGATGACCCGGACCGTGAAGGTGTGTTGGAAACGCCCGCGCGTGTTGCGCGCATGTACGAAGAAATTTTCAGCGGTCTTCATGAAGATCCGGAAACCCATTTGCGCACAATTTTCGGTGAAGAACACGAGGAGCTCGTACTCGTGAAAGATATCACTTTTTATTCTATGTGCGAACATCACCTTCTTCCTTTTTTTGGACAGGCACATATTGGATATATCCCGAAGAACGGGATGGTAACAGGACTCAGCAAGCTTGCCCGTGCGGTGGAAACGGTGGCGCGCAGGCCGCAGTTACAAGAAAGGATCACTTCCGACGTTGCCAATGCCCTTGTGGAAACCCTTGACCCTCACGGTGTCATCGTTGTCGTTGAGGCTGAACACATGTGCATGACGATGCGGGGCATCAAAAAACCGGGGAGCACAACCGTTACTTCTGCAGTACGCGGCGTTTTTGAAAAAGACGCTTCTTCTCGTTCGGAAGTGTTGGCTCTATTAAAATAA
- a CDS encoding heptaprenyl diphosphate synthase component 1, producing the protein MECVRTEQKQLKCATEKFNKLSHHPFLVTYGIEPNHDEDKTILLLHAIENHDFDWVDKSERVTTAMLVEAALTAHEHIPLHNNDTAEVKKNQLTVLAGDLYSSLYYYRLAKMADIPLIRLFSESIQTMNDAKACLHSHNWKTAEELEQLIVDMESTLIVNLAKFYRQEMILRTAPHFLAIKRMKETIQTIEEGGAQGQESPIPLSPLLSGQRPYEERHFLKKNLKTVLTKQQTLLQEGLENVRDNLPALLSDRIMAVLP; encoded by the coding sequence ATGGAATGTGTGCGGACAGAGCAAAAACAGCTGAAGTGTGCGACGGAGAAATTTAATAAACTTTCCCATCATCCGTTTTTGGTTACGTACGGAATCGAACCAAATCATGATGAGGATAAAACAATTTTATTATTGCACGCGATTGAGAACCATGATTTTGATTGGGTGGATAAATCGGAACGGGTCACCACCGCGATGCTTGTCGAAGCCGCACTTACTGCCCATGAACATATTCCATTACATAACAACGACACCGCAGAAGTAAAAAAAAATCAATTAACGGTGTTGGCTGGGGATTTATACAGCAGTTTGTACTATTATCGGCTGGCAAAAATGGCGGATATACCGCTCATCCGTTTGTTCAGCGAATCCATCCAAACAATGAACGATGCCAAGGCGTGTTTACACTCCCACAATTGGAAAACTGCGGAGGAACTTGAGCAATTAATCGTGGATATGGAATCCACACTGATTGTTAATTTGGCAAAATTTTACCGTCAAGAGATGATCCTTCGAACCGCTCCCCATTTTTTGGCAATAAAAAGAATGAAAGAGACGATACAGACAATTGAGGAAGGAGGCGCGCAGGGTCAAGAATCGCCGATCCCGCTCTCTCCATTGTTGTCGGGACAACGTCCATATGAAGAAAGACATTTCCTGAAGAAAAACCTCAAAACGGTGTTAACGAAGCAGCAAACACTTCTGCAAGAAGGGCTGGAAAACGTTAGAGATAACCTGCCCGCTCTTCTTTCGGACCGAATAATGGCGGTCCTCCCCTGA
- a CDS encoding CheR family methyltransferase, whose protein sequence is MEEDYNYFKSAVLERTGIDLALYKERQMKRRLESLYKRHRFSSFRVFFHEGMLNDPALLQAFLDKMTINVSEFYRNKSRWDFFEEVILAELLKTRQQLKFWSAACSSGEEAYTAAIIANKHRGLSGVSIKATDIDAEALKKADAGFYKETSLREVPTEEMRRAFDQEANGYRIKPMFKEAVRFQNHNLLADPYPCGNDLIICRNILIYFTTPAKDQILRGFNDALKDGGFLFVGNTEQIFSPETYGFEHVGNFFYRKRKNL, encoded by the coding sequence ATGGAAGAAGATTACAATTATTTCAAATCTGCGGTTTTGGAACGGACAGGAATTGATTTAGCGTTGTACAAAGAACGGCAAATGAAGCGGAGGCTTGAATCGCTGTATAAACGGCATCGTTTTTCGTCTTTTCGTGTTTTTTTCCATGAAGGGATGCTAAATGACCCCGCTCTTTTGCAAGCTTTTCTCGATAAAATGACGATCAACGTGTCAGAATTTTACCGAAATAAAAGCCGTTGGGATTTCTTTGAAGAAGTGATTTTGGCTGAGTTGCTGAAGACGCGACAACAGTTGAAGTTTTGGTCGGCAGCCTGTTCCTCGGGGGAAGAAGCGTATACGGCGGCCATCATCGCGAATAAACATCGTGGTCTCTCGGGTGTTTCAATCAAAGCGACAGATATAGACGCGGAGGCTTTGAAAAAGGCAGATGCCGGTTTTTATAAAGAAACCTCGTTACGGGAAGTGCCAACGGAGGAGATGAGGCGTGCTTTCGACCAAGAAGCAAACGGTTACCGCATCAAACCAATGTTTAAGGAAGCGGTTCGATTCCAAAACCACAACCTGTTGGCGGATCCTTATCCTTGCGGCAATGACTTAATCATCTGCCGAAACATTCTCATCTATTTCACCACTCCCGCCAAAGATCAAATTCTTCGCGGTTTTAACGATGCGCTTAAGGATGGCGGCTTTCTTTTCGTCGGGAACACAGAGCAAATTTTTTCACCCGAAACCTATGGATTTGAGCATGTTGGAAACTTTTTTTACCGCAAACGAAAGAATCTGTAA